In Bryobacteraceae bacterium, the following proteins share a genomic window:
- a CDS encoding glycosyltransferase family 2 protein gives MKSNKTVTVVIPCRNEKKYIEPLLESLLAQDLTGIECEVLISEGMSDDGTREAIAKFVPRFRGGPYRELRVVDNPEKIVAPGLNRAIRQAWGEYIIRLDAHSRYAPDYLRQSVEALEATGAWNTGGPTITEAKGYTQEAIALAFHSPFGSGGARFHDTAYEGWVDTVMFGCWRKDKLIELGLFDEELVRNQDDELNLRIQRAGGKIFQTPKIRFWYSPRSTLKGLWKQYYQYGYWKVRVLRKHHIPASWRHLVPGSFVGAVGLFGILALLSLAVPALAMSRWMLAAVVGTYVAASMAATVAVCAKPARWKYIPIMPFVFAAFQFSYGLGFLRGLFDLSTNREAASTLSTLSR, from the coding sequence GTGAAATCCAACAAGACAGTGACAGTGGTGATTCCGTGCCGCAACGAGAAGAAGTACATCGAGCCGCTGCTTGAATCGCTGCTGGCGCAGGATCTCACCGGCATCGAATGCGAGGTGCTGATTTCGGAGGGAATGAGCGACGACGGCACGCGCGAGGCGATCGCGAAGTTCGTGCCGCGCTTCCGCGGCGGTCCGTATCGCGAACTGCGCGTGGTGGACAATCCGGAAAAGATCGTTGCGCCGGGCCTGAACCGGGCGATCCGGCAGGCGTGGGGCGAATACATCATCCGGCTGGACGCGCACTCGCGCTACGCGCCGGACTACCTGCGGCAGAGCGTGGAGGCGCTCGAGGCCACTGGCGCGTGGAACACCGGCGGCCCGACGATTACGGAGGCCAAAGGCTACACGCAGGAGGCGATCGCGCTGGCGTTTCATTCGCCGTTCGGCAGCGGCGGGGCGCGCTTCCACGACACGGCGTACGAGGGTTGGGTGGATACGGTGATGTTCGGCTGCTGGCGCAAGGACAAGCTGATTGAACTCGGGCTGTTCGATGAAGAGCTGGTGCGCAACCAGGACGATGAACTGAACCTGCGCATCCAGCGCGCCGGCGGGAAGATCTTCCAGACGCCGAAGATCCGCTTCTGGTACAGTCCGCGTTCGACGCTGAAGGGACTTTGGAAGCAGTATTACCAATACGGTTACTGGAAGGTCCGCGTGCTGAGGAAGCATCATATCCCGGCGTCGTGGCGGCATCTGGTTCCGGGGAGTTTCGTGGGCGCGGTGGGGCTGTTCGGGATCCTGGCGCTGCTGTCGCTGGCGGTTCCGGCGCTGGCAATGTCGCGATGGATGTTGGCGGCGGTGGTGGGGACGTACGTGGCGGCATCAATGGCGGCGACGGTGGCCGTTTGCGCGAAACCGGCGCGGTGGAAGTATATCCCGATCATGCCGTTTGTGTTCGCCGCGTTCCAGTTCTCCTACGGGCTGGGATTCCTGCGCGGGTTGTTCGATCTTTCGACGAACCGGGAGGCCGCGAGCACGCTTTCGACGCTCAGCCGCTGA
- a CDS encoding glycosyltransferase family 4 protein: MTSLATIETRPAAAFRGRVLVVGNFLSGRGTVARQVCEELAERLAATGVETITTSSKTGRTERMIDMAATAWKRRRDYDVAQVDVFSGRSFLWAEAVCAVARMAGKPYILTLHGGALPKFFAKWPRRATRLLRGAAAVTVPSGYLLEQLQSYHDRLTLTPNAIEVGRYGYRQRTSPEATLVWLRSFHRIYNPELAPRVVALLKDEFPDVRLTMTGPDKDGSLKSVKAEAWRLSVEDRIRYVGAIPKEQVPEAMAAGDIYLNTTNVDNMPVTLLEAMACGTCVVSTDVGGVPHIVTHEGNGLLAPACNAEAMAAAVRRLLIEKGLAGRISAAGRRTAEQYDWSAILPRWNELFEQAIREAQS, encoded by the coding sequence ATGACTTCCCTGGCGACAATCGAAACGCGCCCGGCGGCCGCGTTTCGGGGCCGCGTACTGGTGGTGGGAAATTTTCTATCGGGGCGCGGCACGGTGGCCCGGCAGGTGTGCGAGGAACTGGCCGAGCGGCTGGCGGCGACGGGGGTGGAGACGATCACGACATCGTCCAAGACCGGCCGCACCGAGCGGATGATCGATATGGCGGCGACGGCGTGGAAGCGCCGGCGGGACTACGACGTGGCGCAGGTGGACGTGTTCAGCGGCCGGTCTTTCCTGTGGGCGGAAGCGGTTTGCGCGGTGGCGCGCATGGCCGGCAAGCCGTACATTCTGACGCTGCACGGCGGCGCGCTGCCGAAGTTTTTCGCGAAGTGGCCGCGACGGGCAACCCGGTTGCTGCGCGGGGCGGCGGCGGTGACCGTACCGTCGGGATATCTGCTGGAACAGTTGCAGAGCTACCACGACAGGCTGACGCTGACGCCAAACGCGATCGAGGTGGGCCGCTACGGGTACCGGCAACGGACGTCGCCGGAGGCGACGCTGGTGTGGCTCCGTTCGTTCCATCGCATCTACAACCCCGAACTGGCTCCGCGCGTGGTGGCGCTGCTCAAGGACGAGTTTCCCGATGTGCGGCTGACGATGACCGGTCCGGACAAGGACGGGTCACTGAAGTCAGTGAAAGCCGAGGCGTGGCGGCTGAGCGTGGAAGACCGGATTCGATACGTGGGGGCGATTCCGAAAGAGCAGGTGCCGGAAGCGATGGCGGCGGGCGACATCTATCTGAACACGACCAACGTCGACAACATGCCGGTGACGCTGCTGGAGGCGATGGCGTGCGGCACGTGCGTGGTGAGCACCGATGTGGGCGGCGTGCCGCATATCGTGACCCACGAAGGCAATGGACTGCTGGCGCCGGCCTGCAACGCCGAAGCAATGGCGGCGGCGGTGCGGCGGCTGTTGATCGAGAAAGGCCTCGCCGGACGGATATCCGCGGCGGGGCGTCGAACCGCCGAACAGTACGACTGGAGCGCGATACTGCCGCGCTGGAACGAACTGTTCGAGCAAGCAATCAGGGAGGCTCAATCGTGA
- a CDS encoding glycosyltransferase has product MSKVGVMHLIDTLEVGGAERVAVNLVNQLPRDRFDVTLCSTRRDGPLAAQVAQDVNRLRLSRRHRFDSSAVRRLLQFVRERNIRILHAHGSSLFLARLVASAPPFPRIVWHDHYGPMDRPVWLYRLATHGVAAVLSVNASLAEWARRKLQIRAERVWYVPNFVLPAESAFAGKPDLPGIPGSRIACVANLRPEKDHLNLLRAMQMIARQMPAAHLLLLGGGSSAEYVARVREEIALNDLGANVTMLGIRDDVPSILRSCDVGVISSYSEGLPLSLLEYGTAGLATVATSVGQCPEVLDGGRAGILVPPKSPESLAHAILFLLNSPQKRTTLGRRLEEHVRATYNPESITDQICCIYDTVAHSE; this is encoded by the coding sequence ATGAGCAAGGTTGGAGTGATGCACCTGATCGATACGCTGGAGGTGGGCGGGGCCGAACGGGTGGCGGTGAACCTGGTGAACCAGCTTCCGCGGGACCGGTTCGACGTGACGCTGTGCTCGACGCGCCGGGACGGTCCGCTGGCGGCGCAGGTGGCGCAGGATGTGAACCGGCTGCGGTTGAGCCGGCGGCACCGGTTCGATTCGAGCGCGGTGCGGCGTCTGCTGCAGTTCGTGCGGGAGAGGAATATCCGGATTCTGCACGCGCATGGATCGTCGCTGTTTCTGGCGCGGCTGGTGGCATCGGCGCCGCCGTTCCCAAGGATCGTGTGGCACGACCATTATGGCCCGATGGACCGTCCGGTGTGGCTGTACCGGCTGGCGACTCACGGCGTGGCGGCGGTGCTCTCGGTGAACGCGAGCCTTGCCGAATGGGCGCGCCGCAAGCTGCAGATCCGGGCCGAGCGGGTGTGGTACGTGCCGAACTTCGTGCTGCCGGCGGAATCGGCGTTCGCGGGCAAGCCGGACCTGCCGGGAATCCCGGGGAGCCGGATCGCGTGCGTGGCGAATCTCCGGCCGGAGAAGGATCACCTGAACCTGCTGCGGGCGATGCAGATGATCGCGCGGCAGATGCCGGCGGCGCACCTGCTGCTGCTTGGCGGGGGCTCGTCGGCGGAATACGTCGCCCGGGTGCGCGAGGAGATCGCGCTGAACGACCTTGGAGCCAACGTGACGATGCTCGGCATTCGGGACGACGTTCCGTCGATCCTGCGTTCGTGCGACGTGGGCGTGATTTCATCCTATTCCGAGGGGCTGCCGCTGTCGCTGCTCGAGTACGGAACGGCGGGGCTGGCCACGGTGGCGACGAGCGTGGGGCAGTGTCCGGAGGTGCTGGACGGGGGTCGGGCGGGAATCCTGGTGCCGCCGAAATCGCCGGAGTCCCTGGCGCACGCGATCCTGTTCCTGCTGAACTCGCCGCAGAAGCGGACGACGCTGGGCCGGCGGCTCGAAGAGCACGTCCGGGCGACTTACAACCCGGAGTCGATCACGGACCAGATATGCTGCATCTACGATACGGTGGCGCACTCGGAGTGA